CAGCCGCGGACAGCCCTCCAGCACGTGACGCAGGGGCTCGCCGTCGGCGTACTCCGTCACCCGGGCCACGCGCCCGTCCAACGTCACCAGATCATGCACCCGCAGGATGTTGGGGTGCTCGAAGACGATGGCGCGCTCCGTCTCCTTGCGCAGCCGCGCCAGCGCCGCGGCGTCCTGGGCGACCTCGGGAGGAGCCCAGATCAACACCACGGGTCGAGGAGGGCGGCCCTCCTCGAGGGAAAGGGCGAGATGGGGCCGATTGGCGCCTTCGCCAGGAAAGAGGGGACCGAGCAACTGATAACGAGCCTGGCTCATGGGTTTGACGTTTTACGGCTCTCTCACATTCACCGCCAGACCATGGCGGTACGAATCACACATTCCTGCCTGGTGGGCTACGGCTCGAGCGAGGGCATGAATGTCCTGATGTCCAGTGAATTCGTCTGCCCCCGAACGGAAGTCCTATAAGTCGCGGATTCCGGAAAAAATTCTTCACGAGGGTGGAAAACCAGGGTAAAAAATCCACGTGTACTGAATTCCTTCATTGAGTCTGTCTTTACCCACCTTCACGGGCAGTCCAAGGGGCCTGCAATGCGGGAGTGGGTCTGGGATGGTCCTCCGAGGAGTCCCGGATGCGTCACGAGGATGCTGCGGAACGCGAGGCGAGGCGACTCGGTCCGGTGTTCGTGTTTTCCGGGCAGGGTTCGCAGTGGGTGGGGATGGGGAGGGAGCTGCTGGAGCGCTCGACGGTGTTCGAGATGGTGCTGAGCGCGTGTGACGTGCAGGTGCGGCGGCACCTGGGGTGGTCGCTGCTGGAGATGGTGACGGAGCGGGACGCGCCGCTGGGGGACATCGAGGTGAGCTGTCCGGCCATCGTGGCGATGGAGCTGGCGCTGGCGGCGCTGTGGCGCTCGTGGGGTGTGGAGCCGGCGGCGGTGGTGGGGCACAGCATCGGCGAGGTGGCGGCGGCGCAGGTGGCGGGGGTGCTGTCGCTGGAGGAAGCGATGCGCGTCATCTGCCAGCAGGGGCGCACCATGGGGCGGCTGCGGGGCCGGGGGGCGATGGCGGTGGTGGGGCTGTCGTGGGAGCGGGCGGGCGTGGCGCCGCCGGGGCTGGAGGGGCGGCTGTGGCGCGTCATCCACGCGAGCCCCGACTGGGCGGTGGTGGCGGGGGAGCCGCCCGCGCTGGAGCAGGCGCTGGCGTATTGGCGTCAGCAGGGCGTGGTGGCGCGCTGGGTGGACTCGGAGGTGGCGGCGCACTGTCCCCAGGTGGAGCCCTTCGGCGAGGAGCTGCGCGAGCGGCTCGTGGGCCTGTGTCCCCGGACGGAGCGCCTGCCGCTCTTCTCCACGGTGACGGGAGGCGACGTGGCGGCGCGGCGGCTCGGCGCGGATCACTGGGTGCGCAACCTCACCGAGCCGGTGTTGTTCCGCGAGGCCACGGGCGCGCTGATCGCGCGCGGACACGACGTGTTCCTGGAGATCAGCCCACACCCGCTGGTGAAACACTGGCTGGAGTCGTGCCTGGCGCACGCGGAGCGGGCCGGGACGGTGCTCGCGTCGATGCGGCGCGGCCGGGAGGCCACCCAGCACATGCTGGAGACGTTGCGGCGCCTGTCCGGGTCCCGCCCGCGCGAGAGCCGCGCCAGTACCCGCTTCCGCGTGGTGGACTCGTCCGCGGAGGACGGCTGCTAGGCCGCCCTGGGTCAGTCGTGACGTTCCCCTGAAGGGGACGGGGAGTGGGTGGGTCGTCAGCCGAGGTGCCGCCCGGCGGCGCGGTAGAGCTGGGTGAGGGAGTAGTCCAGGAGCGCCTGTCGCGAGAGCATGTAGCGCTGGGCCCGAAGGAAGGGCAACCAGACGCGGTCGCCCACGAGCACCTGCGCCTCCTCGAGCTTCTGGCGCGGAATCCACCGGCCCCCGAGGTGGCGCACCAGCACTTCGCCCAGGTACGCGCCGATGGCGGGCACCGCGTGCTCGTCGATGGATTCCCGTGAGCGGCTCTTCGGGAAGTCCTCGCGCCAGAAGTAGAAGTCGGTGTCGGTGAGGGACTCGGGCGTGGCCGCGAAGACGGACGGCACCTCCGAGTGCAGCAGCGCCACGAGGTGCTCGGCGAGGGTGCGGTAATGCTCGCGGGC
This genomic interval from Cystobacter ferrugineus contains the following:
- a CDS encoding acyltransferase domain-containing protein, which translates into the protein MRHEDAAEREARRLGPVFVFSGQGSQWVGMGRELLERSTVFEMVLSACDVQVRRHLGWSLLEMVTERDAPLGDIEVSCPAIVAMELALAALWRSWGVEPAAVVGHSIGEVAAAQVAGVLSLEEAMRVICQQGRTMGRLRGRGAMAVVGLSWERAGVAPPGLEGRLWRVIHASPDWAVVAGEPPALEQALAYWRQQGVVARWVDSEVAAHCPQVEPFGEELRERLVGLCPRTERLPLFSTVTGGDVAARRLGADHWVRNLTEPVLFREATGALIARGHDVFLEISPHPLVKHWLESCLAHAERAGTVLASMRRGREATQHMLETLRRLSGSRPRESRASTRFRVVDSSAEDGC